In Nocardia sp. BMG111209, a genomic segment contains:
- a CDS encoding molybdopterin-dependent oxidoreductase, whose protein sequence is MIGLMSESPEPTSTTRTACSYCGVGCGITVETRPGADGAPVIAKVRGDRLHPVNAGRLCTKGATHAELMRAPGRMTTAHRRDARGQAAVPVPVDDAIAEAAARLRAVLDEHGPDAIAFYVSGQLSIEAQYLATKLAKGHLRTVHLEANSRLCMASAGTGYKQSLGADGPPGSYDDLDRADVFLVSGANMADCHPILFLRMVDRLNAGAKLIVVDPRRTETAARADLFLQVAPGTDLALLNGLLYLLAENGHLDEEFIAEHTTGWAAMPEFLADYPPDRVAEITGLAEADIRTAAQWIGEAGEWMSLWTMGLNQSTHGTWNTNALCNLHLATGALCRPGSGPFSLTGQPNAMGGREMGYMGPGLPGQRSVLSAADRAFTEAAWGLAPGTIRDETGPGTIEMFRELAAGKIKACWVVCSNPVATVANRRNVIAGLEAAELVIVQDVYTETATTAYADLLLPATLWSESDAVMVNSERTLTLLRRSTDPVGEARPDWLLIAQVATAMGFAGFDYASSAEIFAEIRGFSNPRTGYDLRGIDYAALREGPMQWPCPDPAQRRNPIRYLNDGRSREPFVDESGHRPRLVFPTPSGRAQFHPRPHLPADELPDDDYPFVLNTGRLQHQWHTMTKTGRVAKLTKLTGDPFVEIHPADAERLGVRAGDQLEIASRRGRAVLPVRIEDRVLPGNCFAPFHWNDEHGEYLTVNAVTNDAVDPDSLQPEFKVCAVALRKVAAMPVDPAAALYAAASAGPGAGPATAGSRPAVHPLAAALGLETTIAPTFTELERVYLSGYLAALHEIPVQGQPVLPESAPLSPSRRVWMNGLLAGMYSRAAASEPEPAVMAEAAPEAPPERPITVLWASQTGTAEELAATVTTTLAESGFLPKLSDLDSCDPAQLGGDTLVITSTFGTGGPPDNGAAFWDSLRDSVIRLTGLRYAVFALGDSSYDDFCGYGRRIDDTLAKLGGTRMLPRVDSEPDHEELSERWLAEVLATFGGPTGGPGDPRSAASGTAAGPAVGRPGLLGPTASAAEPTALLVGTAGPVAGPVNAVEPVGQLVGTAGPSVAGPVNAAGQTAATVGTSGSTSAAGPAATAAASTGTRPGKAPAAPFTRQAPVPAPLARNELLSRPGAAKEVRQFGFDLSGLGVGYEVGDSLGVWPANGEELVAEWLAVTGLDGDRTVTPDGRAVTLAEALRTRYDITKAGSDLLAFVAARNPSPRLAKLLRRDNRNELDNYLWDKQAVDVLRDFPVEADPVDWLGVLKKLQPRQYSISSSPLVTPAEVQLTVGVVRYAQRGGVCSTFLADRCGTEPVPIFLQRAPHFRPPLDPNAPMIMVGPGTGIAPFRGFLHERRALGCRGRNWLFFGDQHAADNFYYRAELEDMFRSGFLTRLDLAFSRDQRERVYVQHRMIEHGAELWSWLRDGGHLYVCGDAARMAKDVDDALLTLARVHGKLDEDGALAFKKQLAAEKRYLRDVY, encoded by the coding sequence ATGATCGGACTCATGTCGGAGTCACCCGAGCCCACGAGCACCACCCGCACGGCGTGTTCGTACTGTGGCGTCGGCTGTGGCATCACGGTCGAGACCCGGCCCGGCGCCGACGGGGCCCCGGTCATCGCCAAGGTCCGCGGCGACCGGCTGCATCCGGTCAACGCCGGCCGGCTGTGCACCAAGGGCGCCACCCACGCGGAGCTGATGCGCGCACCCGGCCGGATGACCACCGCGCACCGGCGGGACGCCCGCGGTCAGGCCGCGGTGCCGGTGCCCGTCGACGACGCGATCGCCGAGGCCGCGGCCCGGCTGCGGGCCGTACTGGACGAGCACGGCCCGGACGCGATCGCGTTCTACGTCTCCGGGCAGCTCTCGATCGAGGCGCAGTATCTGGCGACCAAACTCGCCAAGGGCCACCTGCGGACCGTGCACCTGGAGGCCAATTCCCGGCTGTGCATGGCCAGTGCGGGCACCGGCTACAAGCAGTCGCTCGGCGCCGACGGCCCGCCCGGCTCCTACGACGATCTCGACCGCGCCGACGTATTCCTGGTCAGCGGCGCGAATATGGCCGACTGCCATCCGATCCTGTTCCTGCGCATGGTCGATCGGCTCAACGCCGGTGCGAAACTGATCGTGGTCGACCCCCGGCGCACCGAAACCGCCGCGCGCGCAGACCTTTTCCTGCAGGTCGCGCCGGGCACCGACCTGGCGCTGCTGAACGGCCTGCTGTACCTGCTCGCCGAGAACGGGCATCTGGACGAGGAATTCATCGCCGAGCACACCACCGGCTGGGCGGCGATGCCGGAATTCCTCGCCGACTACCCGCCGGACCGGGTCGCGGAGATCACCGGCCTGGCCGAGGCCGACATCCGCACGGCCGCACAGTGGATCGGCGAGGCCGGGGAATGGATGTCGCTGTGGACGATGGGCCTGAACCAGTCCACGCATGGCACCTGGAACACCAACGCGCTCTGCAATCTGCATCTGGCCACCGGCGCCCTCTGCCGGCCCGGCAGCGGCCCGTTCTCGCTCACCGGGCAGCCGAATGCCATGGGCGGTCGGGAGATGGGCTACATGGGACCGGGGCTGCCCGGACAGCGCAGTGTGCTGTCCGCGGCGGACCGGGCCTTCACCGAGGCCGCCTGGGGCCTGGCGCCGGGCACGATTCGCGACGAGACCGGGCCCGGCACCATCGAGATGTTCCGGGAGCTGGCCGCGGGGAAGATCAAGGCATGCTGGGTCGTCTGCAGCAATCCGGTTGCGACCGTGGCCAATCGGCGCAACGTGATCGCCGGGCTGGAGGCGGCGGAACTCGTGATCGTGCAGGACGTCTACACCGAGACCGCCACCACCGCGTACGCGGACCTGCTGCTGCCGGCCACGTTGTGGTCGGAATCCGATGCGGTGATGGTGAATTCGGAGCGCACCCTGACGCTGTTGCGGCGTTCCACCGATCCGGTGGGCGAGGCGCGGCCGGATTGGCTGCTGATCGCCCAGGTCGCCACCGCGATGGGTTTCGCGGGTTTCGACTACGCCTCCAGCGCCGAGATCTTCGCGGAGATCCGCGGTTTCAGCAATCCCCGGACCGGCTACGACCTGCGCGGTATCGACTACGCCGCGCTGCGCGAGGGGCCGATGCAGTGGCCGTGCCCCGATCCGGCGCAGCGCCGCAACCCGATTCGCTACCTCAACGACGGCCGCAGCCGCGAACCGTTCGTCGACGAATCCGGACATCGGCCGCGACTGGTGTTCCCGACCCCCAGCGGCCGCGCGCAGTTCCATCCCCGCCCGCACCTGCCGGCGGACGAACTGCCGGACGACGACTACCCGTTCGTGCTCAATACCGGCCGGCTGCAACATCAGTGGCACACCATGACCAAGACCGGCCGGGTCGCGAAACTGACCAAACTGACCGGTGATCCGTTCGTCGAGATCCATCCCGCCGACGCCGAACGGCTCGGCGTGCGGGCGGGCGATCAGCTCGAGATCGCCTCCCGCCGTGGACGAGCGGTGCTGCCGGTGCGGATCGAGGACCGCGTCCTGCCCGGCAACTGCTTCGCCCCCTTCCACTGGAACGACGAACACGGCGAGTACCTGACCGTGAACGCGGTCACCAACGACGCGGTCGACCCGGACTCGCTGCAACCCGAATTCAAGGTCTGCGCGGTCGCATTGCGCAAGGTGGCCGCGATGCCGGTCGATCCGGCGGCCGCGCTGTATGCCGCGGCCTCCGCGGGCCCGGGGGCCGGTCCGGCCACGGCGGGATCGCGACCGGCGGTCCATCCGCTGGCCGCCGCGCTCGGCCTGGAAACCACGATCGCGCCGACGTTCACCGAGCTGGAACGGGTCTACCTGTCCGGTTATCTGGCCGCGCTGCACGAGATTCCGGTGCAGGGGCAGCCGGTACTGCCGGAATCGGCGCCGCTGTCGCCGTCGCGCCGAGTCTGGATGAACGGTTTGCTCGCCGGGATGTACTCGCGGGCCGCCGCCTCGGAACCCGAGCCCGCCGTGATGGCGGAGGCGGCTCCCGAAGCCCCGCCGGAGCGTCCGATCACCGTGTTGTGGGCCTCGCAGACCGGTACCGCCGAGGAACTCGCGGCGACCGTCACCACAACCCTCGCCGAATCCGGCTTCCTGCCGAAACTTTCGGATCTGGACTCCTGCGATCCGGCCCAGCTCGGGGGCGACACCCTGGTGATCACCAGCACCTTCGGCACCGGCGGCCCGCCGGACAACGGCGCGGCTTTCTGGGACAGCCTGCGCGACAGCGTCATTCGGCTCACCGGCCTGCGCTACGCGGTGTTCGCCCTCGGCGACTCGTCCTACGACGACTTCTGCGGCTACGGTCGCCGGATCGACGACACCCTGGCGAAACTCGGCGGCACCCGGATGCTGCCGCGGGTCGACAGCGAGCCGGACCACGAGGAGCTGTCCGAGCGCTGGCTCGCCGAGGTACTGGCGACGTTCGGCGGGCCCACCGGTGGGCCCGGAGACCCTCGATCGGCCGCATCGGGGACCGCGGCGGGACCCGCTGTGGGCAGGCCCGGATTGCTGGGGCCGACGGCGAGTGCGGCCGAGCCTACGGCGCTACTGGTGGGTACGGCCGGTCCCGTGGCTGGGCCGGTGAATGCGGTCGAGCCTGTGGGGCAGCTGGTGGGTACGGCGGGTCCCTCGGTGGCTGGGCCGGTGAATGCGGCCGGGCAGACAGCGGCGACGGTGGGCACGAGCGGATCGACGAGTGCGGCCGGACCGGCGGCGACTGCGGCCGCGTCGACCGGGACCCGGCCCGGAAAGGCGCCGGCCGCACCCTTCACCCGGCAGGCGCCGGTGCCCGCCCCGCTCGCGCGCAACGAGTTGCTGTCCCGGCCCGGCGCGGCGAAAGAGGTGCGGCAGTTCGGATTCGACCTGAGTGGGCTGGGTGTCGGCTACGAGGTCGGCGATTCGCTCGGGGTGTGGCCCGCCAACGGCGAGGAACTGGTGGCGGAATGGCTCGCGGTCACCGGATTGGACGGTGATCGGACGGTCACCCCGGACGGCCGGGCCGTGACGCTGGCCGAGGCGCTGCGGACCCGCTACGACATCACCAAGGCCGGATCCGATCTGCTGGCCTTCGTCGCCGCCCGCAATCCGAGTCCCCGGCTGGCGAAACTGCTGCGCCGCGACAACCGCAACGAACTCGACAACTACCTCTGGGACAAACAAGCGGTCGACGTACTGCGCGACTTCCCGGTGGAGGCCGACCCGGTGGACTGGCTCGGTGTGCTGAAAAAGCTTCAGCCACGCCAGTATTCGATCTCGTCCAGTCCGCTGGTGACACCGGCGGAGGTGCAGTTGACCGTCGGCGTCGTGCGGTACGCGCAGCGCGGCGGGGTGTGCTCGACCTTCCTCGCCGACCGCTGCGGCACCGAGCCGGTGCCGATCTTCCTCCAGCGCGCGCCGCATTTCCGGCCGCCGCTGGATCCGAACGCCCCGATGATCATGGTGGGGCCGGGGACGGGTATCGCCCCGTTTCGCGGATTCCTGCACGAGCGCCGGGCGCTGGGCTGCCGCGGCCGCAACTGGTTGTTCTTCGGCGACCAGCACGCGGCCGACAATTTCTATTACCGCGCGGAGCTCGAGGATATGTTCCGCAGCGGCTTCCTCACCCGCCTGGATCTGGCGTTCTCCCGGGATCAGCGCGAGCGGGTCTACGTGCAGCACCGGATGATCGAACACGGCGCGGAGCTGTGGTCGTGGCTGCGCGACGGCGGTCATCTGTACGTCTGCGGTGACGCCGCCCGGATGGCCAAGGATGTCGACGACGCCCTGCTGACCCTCGCCCGCGTGCACGGCAAACTCGACGAGGACGGCGCGCTGGCCTTCAAGAAGCAACTCGCCGCCGAGAAGCGGTATCTCCGCGACGTGTACTGA
- a CDS encoding DoxX family protein, whose protein sequence is MSATASPVPPEYAVAPAPGLLATDLGLLVLRVVIGVIMAAHGAQKLFGWFHGNGLSATARYFTAQGYPAGKTMAVIAGLSEALGGLGLILGLLTPLAAAAVIGVMINAMATKHGFFAPRGYEYELALLAAAVALALTGPGRLALDQALPILRIRRLVYGIAAIVLAVVVAAVVLAVRN, encoded by the coding sequence ATGTCGGCTACCGCCTCGCCCGTACCGCCGGAATACGCCGTGGCCCCGGCGCCCGGTCTGCTCGCCACCGATCTCGGCCTCCTGGTGCTGCGCGTGGTGATCGGCGTGATCATGGCCGCACACGGTGCGCAGAAATTGTTCGGCTGGTTCCACGGCAACGGCCTGTCCGCCACCGCCCGGTACTTCACCGCCCAGGGCTATCCGGCCGGGAAGACCATGGCGGTGATCGCGGGCCTCAGCGAGGCGCTCGGCGGGCTCGGCCTGATCCTCGGCCTCCTGACCCCGCTCGCGGCGGCCGCGGTGATCGGCGTGATGATCAACGCGATGGCCACCAAACACGGCTTCTTCGCCCCGCGGGGCTACGAATACGAGCTGGCCCTGCTGGCCGCCGCCGTCGCCCTGGCGCTGACCGGGCCCGGCCGTCTCGCACTCGATCAGGCCCTCCCGATCCTGCGGATCCGCCGCCTGGTCTACGGCATCGCCGCGATCGTCCTCGCCGTCGTGGTCGCGGCGGTGGTGCTGGCCGTGCGCAACTGA
- a CDS encoding DUF397 domain-containing protein: protein MSTDISNSSWFKSSFSETTHCVEVSWLPEGGVGVRDSKNPSGPALTFSGAEWTAFTAGVKAEEFDRTA from the coding sequence ATGAGCACTGATATCTCGAACTCGTCCTGGTTCAAGAGCTCGTTCAGCGAGACCACCCACTGCGTGGAGGTCTCGTGGCTGCCGGAAGGCGGTGTGGGCGTGCGGGATTCGAAGAACCCGAGCGGTCCGGCGCTGACCTTCTCCGGCGCCGAGTGGACGGCCTTCACCGCCGGGGTGAAGGCCGAGGAGTTCGACCGCACGGCGTGA
- a CDS encoding helix-turn-helix transcriptional regulator, with protein sequence MGTKRDEIPTSTLPRRQLGRFLRDARTAAGLTIVRASGLTDLSPAGLQRIESGRVQKVRKQDVRALCELYHIGARDTRRAVTLAEQARERSWYHDFGNLFDETFGLYLDLESAAQQMICYNEHIPGLLQTDDYAEAMIGACHDRVPEEELEQRLELRLKRQSLLTRKKLPLILDVLLHESALYRLVGGADLMAAQLRHLDKFAALPNVTLRVHPYRAGLTWGILHGPFVILSFRPDPKGGSSEPSIVYREGAPSSDIYIERPDEVDRYTELSAAIRAMALTESETRDLLRQVAKEYDHEH encoded by the coding sequence ATGGGTACCAAGAGGGACGAGATTCCTACGTCGACGCTGCCCAGGCGGCAGCTGGGACGTTTTCTGCGCGATGCGCGAACGGCCGCCGGACTGACCATCGTCCGGGCTTCCGGCCTCACCGATCTGAGTCCCGCAGGGCTGCAACGGATCGAGTCCGGGCGCGTGCAGAAAGTCCGTAAGCAGGACGTTCGCGCCCTGTGCGAGCTCTACCACATCGGCGCGCGCGACACCCGGCGAGCGGTCACCCTCGCCGAACAGGCGCGGGAGCGGAGCTGGTATCACGATTTCGGCAATCTCTTCGACGAGACCTTCGGCCTGTATCTCGATCTGGAATCCGCTGCGCAACAGATGATCTGCTACAACGAACACATTCCCGGCCTGCTGCAGACCGACGACTACGCCGAGGCCATGATCGGCGCCTGTCACGATCGGGTTCCCGAGGAGGAACTCGAACAGCGCCTGGAATTACGACTGAAACGGCAGAGCCTGCTCACCCGGAAGAAACTGCCGCTGATCCTCGATGTACTGCTGCACGAATCGGCGCTGTACCGCCTGGTGGGCGGCGCCGATCTGATGGCCGCCCAGCTGCGGCATCTCGACAAGTTCGCCGCGCTGCCGAACGTCACGCTGCGCGTGCATCCGTACCGGGCGGGTCTGACGTGGGGAATCCTGCACGGCCCGTTCGTGATCCTGAGCTTTCGTCCCGACCCGAAAGGAGGTTCATCGGAACCATCGATCGTGTACCGCGAAGGTGCACCCAGTAGCGACATCTACATCGAGCGACCGGATGAGGTGGATCGCTACACCGAGCTGTCCGCGGCCATCCGCGCGATGGCTCTCACGGAATCCGAAACACGAGACCTGCTCCGGCAGGTAGCAAAGGAATACGATCATGAGCACTGA
- a CDS encoding DUF4254 domain-containing protein: protein MRLPTKNMVIAACCGNADLAHPILPAIARLSALHRDRLAADPVDLRGIDCARGTLVREIDHWVALEHRQRPAAYLHTESLGSVVDRMTRTHAWACQLLLSASGADLSVHSAWTVLAELTDAYQDLVTEVECGRRRLPLTQPWEIIAADSTRSGCW from the coding sequence ATGCGCCTGCCGACCAAGAACATGGTCATCGCCGCCTGCTGCGGCAACGCCGACCTCGCCCATCCGATCCTCCCCGCGATCGCCCGGTTGTCCGCCCTGCATCGCGACCGGCTCGCCGCCGACCCGGTCGATCTGCGCGGAATAGACTGCGCCCGAGGCACTCTGGTGCGCGAGATCGATCACTGGGTGGCGCTGGAACACCGCCAGCGCCCCGCCGCGTACCTGCACACCGAATCCCTGGGTTCCGTCGTGGACCGGATGACCCGGACCCACGCCTGGGCCTGCCAGCTCCTGTTGTCCGCCAGCGGCGCCGACCTGTCGGTCCACTCGGCCTGGACCGTCCTGGCCGAACTCACCGACGCCTACCAGGATCTGGTGACCGAGGTCGAATGCGGCCGCCGCCGCCTCCCGCTCACCCAGCCCTGGGAGATCATCGCCGCCGACAGCACCCGATCGGGATGCTGGTAG
- a CDS encoding BTAD domain-containing putative transcriptional regulator, with protein MRVSVLGPVRVDDADGTPLVIGGDRVRMLLARLALAGGRPVPPEALIDGLWGEHPPAAAAGALQALVSRLRRALRAAGAVELVAGGYRLAEVEVDADRFEELVRQGRRELAGERAAPAAATFGRALGLWRGPALGDVLDAPFARAAAIRLEELRTAAEEDRLDAELRLGRHAEILPALETAAAARPLSERLAALRIRALAAIGRQADALAAFDEIRARLDDELGIDPSPGLREAHLAVLRGEVRRPAPSPEPIAALPVPLTPFIGRERELREVQRLCATSRLVTVVGPGGAGKTRLALQAATSMPEVRVHFVSLAESGAPDPLADAIAGALAAGSPPDRLLGLLDVGAALLILDNCEHVLDAVAAPAARLLERLPQLTILATSREPLAVTGEALCHLDSLDVPAPDADLPGIAESAAVRLFLDRARAARPDFALDERTAEPVAEICRRLDGLPLALEMAAAKLRSMSVEQISARLDDRFRFLGSGSRAALPRQRTLLALVEWSWDLLTGPERVLAGRLSLFRGGATVEAAQAICVDESLPAADLPYLLDGLVEKSLLPVPSGDPPRYRMSETIRAYAATQFDATGVAAGRFADHFLASACRNEPRLRTREQCTAMAVFDAEHANLEFALRTALDTGDASRAAEFVTALFWYWGLRGMSAGFDTYLTAVLNLPLPDRTRAALRVVHSMTSGLAETAPAADAIRALLGDCLRTGATEYHPALPLWLPLLAFRVGDTETGERVRIEALAAADPWVRGSAHLSRHLAAVERGSGDRSGARAAVREFDQAGDRWGLGMAWLAVGREHALRGEHDAAVTAFEHAVAAGTELGLEDDTAEAWAALAETRMRTGDLAAAARDLDVADRRAATHGLTRTAALLRLSRAELHRRAGEFDRAEALLTTLAQRPHRLPYPEPIAADLVAGARLAVRVTAGTLAPARELLAAAARGAAARGTAALADHARVLAHLHDLEDAPALAAETLGAAQSIRGVPDSGDPEIRSLATRLADRLGHETFTAHVRRGAELPRADAVRLLTDPTPVPSEH; from the coding sequence GTGCGGGTGAGTGTGCTGGGACCGGTGCGGGTCGACGATGCGGACGGGACGCCGCTGGTCATCGGTGGTGACCGGGTGCGAATGCTGTTGGCGCGGTTGGCGTTGGCGGGTGGGCGGCCGGTGCCGCCGGAGGCGCTGATCGACGGGCTGTGGGGTGAGCACCCGCCGGCCGCCGCGGCCGGGGCGTTGCAGGCGCTGGTGTCCCGGCTGCGGCGGGCGCTGCGCGCGGCGGGCGCGGTCGAACTCGTGGCCGGGGGTTATCGGCTGGCGGAGGTCGAGGTCGACGCGGATCGGTTCGAGGAGCTGGTGCGGCAGGGGCGGCGGGAGCTGGCCGGCGAACGGGCCGCACCCGCGGCGGCCACGTTCGGGCGAGCGCTCGGGTTGTGGCGCGGTCCGGCGCTGGGAGATGTGCTGGACGCCCCCTTCGCCCGTGCGGCCGCGATCCGGCTCGAGGAGCTGCGAACGGCGGCCGAGGAGGATCGTCTCGACGCCGAATTACGGCTCGGGCGACATGCCGAGATCCTGCCCGCGCTGGAGACGGCGGCGGCCGCGCGGCCGCTGAGCGAACGGCTTGCCGCGCTGCGGATCCGGGCGCTGGCGGCGATCGGGCGGCAGGCCGACGCCTTGGCCGCCTTCGACGAGATCCGCGCGCGGCTCGACGACGAGTTGGGGATCGACCCGTCGCCGGGACTGCGCGAGGCCCACCTGGCGGTGCTGCGCGGTGAGGTGCGGCGGCCGGCACCATCGCCGGAACCGATTGCGGCCCTTCCCGTTCCGCTCACCCCGTTCATCGGGCGGGAGCGGGAACTGCGCGAGGTGCAACGACTGTGCGCCACATCGCGACTGGTCACCGTCGTGGGCCCCGGCGGCGCCGGCAAGACCCGGCTGGCGCTACAGGCCGCGACGAGTATGCCGGAGGTCCGGGTGCACTTCGTATCGCTGGCCGAATCCGGCGCGCCGGATCCGCTGGCCGACGCGATCGCCGGTGCGCTGGCCGCCGGATCGCCGCCGGATCGGCTGCTCGGCCTGCTGGATGTCGGTGCGGCGCTGCTGATCCTGGACAACTGCGAACATGTCCTCGACGCCGTCGCGGCACCGGCCGCCCGGCTGCTCGAGCGGCTGCCGCAGCTGACGATCCTGGCCACCAGTCGCGAGCCGCTCGCGGTGACCGGTGAGGCGCTGTGCCATCTGGACTCGCTCGACGTGCCCGCACCGGATGCGGATCTCCCCGGCATCGCGGAATCGGCGGCGGTACGGCTGTTCCTGGACCGGGCGCGCGCGGCCCGGCCGGATTTCGCGCTCGACGAGCGCACCGCCGAACCGGTCGCGGAGATCTGCCGCCGCCTCGACGGACTGCCGCTGGCGCTGGAAATGGCCGCCGCCAAGCTGCGTTCGATGTCCGTCGAGCAGATCTCCGCTCGCCTCGACGACCGGTTCCGCTTCCTGGGATCCGGTAGCCGGGCCGCACTGCCGCGCCAACGCACCCTCCTGGCGCTGGTCGAATGGAGCTGGGATCTGCTCACCGGACCGGAACGAGTGCTGGCCGGACGTCTCTCGCTGTTCCGTGGCGGCGCGACCGTCGAAGCGGCGCAGGCGATCTGCGTGGACGAGTCGCTGCCGGCGGCGGACCTGCCGTACCTGCTCGACGGCCTGGTCGAGAAGTCGCTGCTGCCGGTACCGTCGGGCGACCCGCCGCGCTACCGGATGTCCGAGACGATCCGCGCCTATGCGGCAACACAATTCGACGCGACCGGAGTGGCGGCCGGACGCTTCGCGGATCACTTCCTCGCCTCGGCTTGCCGGAACGAGCCTCGCCTGCGCACCCGCGAACAGTGCACCGCGATGGCGGTTTTCGATGCCGAGCACGCGAATCTGGAATTCGCGCTGCGCACCGCCCTGGACACCGGCGACGCGAGCCGCGCCGCCGAATTCGTCACGGCGCTGTTCTGGTACTGGGGCCTGCGCGGGATGAGCGCCGGATTCGACACCTACCTCACCGCCGTCCTGAACCTGCCGTTGCCGGATCGCACCCGGGCCGCGCTGCGCGTCGTGCACTCGATGACGAGCGGACTGGCCGAAACCGCACCGGCCGCCGATGCGATCCGCGCACTCCTCGGCGACTGTCTCCGCACCGGGGCAACGGAATACCACCCCGCACTGCCGTTGTGGTTGCCGCTGCTGGCATTCCGCGTCGGCGACACCGAGACCGGCGAACGGGTCCGCATCGAGGCCCTGGCCGCCGCGGACCCGTGGGTGCGTGGCAGCGCGCACCTCTCCCGGCATCTGGCCGCCGTCGAGCGCGGCAGCGGCGACCGGTCCGGCGCGCGAGCGGCCGTCCGCGAATTCGACCAGGCGGGCGACCGCTGGGGCCTGGGCATGGCCTGGCTGGCCGTCGGCCGCGAGCACGCGTTGCGCGGAGAGCACGACGCGGCCGTCACGGCCTTCGAGCACGCGGTCGCCGCCGGGACCGAACTCGGACTCGAGGACGATACCGCCGAAGCCTGGGCCGCCCTGGCCGAAACCCGGATGCGCACGGGCGATCTCGCCGCCGCGGCGCGCGATCTCGACGTCGCCGACCGCCGCGCGGCGACACACGGCCTCACTCGCACGGCCGCGCTACTGCGGCTGAGCCGTGCCGAATTGCACCGTCGCGCAGGTGAATTCGACCGCGCCGAGGCATTGCTCACGACGCTGGCCCAGCGACCGCACCGCCTGCCCTATCCCGAACCGATCGCCGCCGACCTCGTCGCGGGAGCCCGCCTCGCGGTACGGGTGACCGCCGGCACGCTCGCCCCGGCCCGGGAACTACTCGCCGCGGCCGCTCGTGGTGCGGCCGCGCGCGGAACCGCGGCGCTGGCCGACCACGCCCGGGTACTGGCCCACCTACACGACCTGGAGGACGCTCCCGCTCTCGCCGCCGAGACCCTCGGTGCCGCCCAATCGATTCGAGGTGTCCCGGATTCCGGCGACCCGGAAATCCGCTCCCTCGCAACCCGTCTCGCCGACCGCCTGGGCCACGAGACCTTCACCGCACACGTCCGGCGCGGGGCCGAACTGCCCCGCGCCGACGCGGTACGCCTGCTCACCGATCCCACTCCCGTCCCGTCCGAACACTGA